ACGCCACCTTGCGACCACGGGTTGCAGCGCAAAATTCTCAGAACCGTTAGAACAGATCCGAAAACCACGCCGCGCTGCTGGATTTGCCCCAAACCGTACGCCGAGCAAGTCGGGTAATACCGACAGACATCTCCATAAAGCGGAGAAATCACTTTGCGATAGGCCTTGATAAGCAAAACCAGAAAGTTTCTTGGTGCCAACCAAATCCGAATTACAAGATTCATGACTTGGCCGTCTTATGTACCGCTGTATAAAACGCGGTTTTAAGTTCTTCTCGAAGTTTATTCCAGTCCAGCTCTGCCGCACCGGGTAGGGCACGCACAACCACTGTCATTTGGCTGTCTACTTCTTTTAGTAATTCCCGAGCAATTTCGCGCATTCGGCGCTTGACCAGGTTTCTTTTTACCGCGCCACCTACCGTCTTTGCCACCACAAAGCCAAAGCGGGCCTGAGGCAATGCCTCATCCCGCTTTAGATAGATAACTAGATGGTCTGAACCAACCTTGCGACCAGTTTTCATGGTCATACGAAAATCGTCTGCCTTGAGCAGACGGTTTTCGCGGGCCAACATCTGTTGACTACCGAGGCTTGGCGACCGGTTAGGGCAGTGAGCCCGGACTAAGCAGAAAGCTCTGAACGGCCCTTGCGACGACGAGCGGCCAAGATAGCGCGGCCGGCGCGGGTCTGCATGCGTAGACGGAAACCGTGGGTCTTTGCACGACGACGGTTGTTCGGCTGGAAAGTACGCTTCGACATGGATTCTTCTCCGTTTTTGGATCTTGCAAGTTTGGGTTGGAACGTTTGCGTTCGTGTTGGTTAACCAACTAATTAGCGTTCCAGATGCAGAGCAACCTGTTAAACCTACGCCAAATAACTAGATCTGGTCAAGTTTTTAGGCCTGATTAATGAAAAACACAAAAGTCTTACACAAAGATTCAAAAATTATTGGATTCGACACACCGTGTTAATTTGCTTTTTAAGGTCGGTATTGAGTTGAATCAATACTCGGACATATCCACAGGATGCCGTCATCGGGGGATGCGG
This portion of the Rhodoluna limnophila genome encodes:
- the yidD gene encoding membrane protein insertion efficiency factor YidD — encoded protein: MNLVIRIWLAPRNFLVLLIKAYRKVISPLYGDVCRYYPTCSAYGLGQIQQRGVVFGSVLTVLRILRCNPWSQGGVDEVKPGSGRFRVTENGFVVPNLKKG
- the rnpA gene encoding ribonuclease P protein component; this translates as MLARENRLLKADDFRMTMKTGRKVGSDHLVIYLKRDEALPQARFGFVVAKTVGGAVKRNLVKRRMREIARELLKEVDSQMTVVVRALPGAAELDWNKLREELKTAFYTAVHKTAKS
- the rpmH gene encoding 50S ribosomal protein L34, producing the protein MSKRTFQPNNRRRAKTHGFRLRMQTRAGRAILAARRRKGRSELSA